A genomic window from Solanum dulcamara chromosome 11, daSolDulc1.2, whole genome shotgun sequence includes:
- the LOC129875170 gene encoding berberine bridge enzyme-like 22, whose amino-acid sequence MTYSIVLLVFFLLTTLSYGNLQDFAKCMSFHTTSTSSSVVHSQKSPSYAYLLQESQQNPRWLNSTSLLKPSFIVTPKTQNEIQGAILCAKKHGLQVRVMSGGHDYEGLSFLCKTPFIILDLVDYRSINIDIEDETAWIQSGATIGEVYYDIAKKSDILGFPAGVCPSVGVGGHFSGGGIGTMMRKYGLSADNIIDANLVDANGRILNRGTMGEDVFWAIRGGGGASFGVISAWKVKLVRVPPLVTVFTIHKSLDQEGVKLVHNWQYIACKLPKSLFIRVIIQQIDGVDSQGNVKQVEVLFNSLFLGLKTDLISVMNTNFPELGLKTEDCTEMSWIQSVLYFTGYQKGEPLEVLLDRKTQYKSNFKGKSDFVVEPMPESIFQGISERFLHQKMVFVIMDPLGGKMDEILECEIPFPHRKGNIYNIQYIVKWDSNERSKQYLYWIQNLYNYMEPYVSNSPRAAYISYRDLDLGINQQGNYSSYRQAIMSWGGKYFKGNFQRLARAKYQIDPSNFFTNEQSIPPLSS is encoded by the coding sequence atGACTTATTCCATAGTACTACTAGTTTTCTTTCTTCTTACAACATTAAGCTATGGAAATCTTCAAGATTTTGCCAAATGCATGTCTTTTCACACAACTTCAACCTCTTCAAGTGTTGTTCACTCCCAAAAATCTCCTTCATATGCATATCTTTTACAAGAATCTCAACAAAATCCAAGATGGTTGAATTCAACATCACTACTTAAGCCATCATTCATAGTGACACCAAAGACACAAAATGAGATCCAAGGGGCAATTCTTTGTGCCAAGAAACATGGTTTACAAGTTAGAGTGATGAGTGGAGGTCATGATTATGAAGGCCTGTCTTTTCTTTGCAAAACCCCTTTCATAATCCTTGATTTAGTCGATTATCGATCGATTAACATTGACATAGAAGATGAAACTGCTTGGATTCAGAGTGGTGCAACCATTGGAGAGGTTTACTATGACATAGCTAAAAAAAGTGACATTCTTGGATTTCCGGCTGGCGTATGCCCAAGTGTTGGTGTTGGTGGGCACTTTAGTGGAGGTGGCATTGGCACCATGATGAGAAAATATGGCCTGTCTGCTGATAATATCATAGATGCCAATTTGGTTGATGCAAATGGTAGAATTTTAAACAGAGGAACAATGGGAGAAGATGTATTTTGGGCAATTAGAGGAGGTGGAGGAGCTAGTTTTGGAGTAATATCAGCCTGGAAAGTGAAGCTAGTTCGCGTTCCGCCCCTGGTGACAGTTTTCACTATTCACAAGAGCTTAGATCAAGAAGGTGTCAAGCTTGTACATAATTGGCAATACATAGCTTGTAAACTACCCAAGAGTCTCTTCATTCGAGTAATTATTCAACAAATCGATGGAGTTGATAGCCAGGGGAATGTGAAGCAAGTCGAAGTCTTGTTCAATTCACTCTTCTTAGGACTGAAAACTGACCTGATTTCTGTTATGAACACGAATTTCCCTGAATTAGGCTTGAAGACGGAAGATTGCACGGAGATGAGCTGGATACAATCCGTCCTCTACTTCACAGGCTACCAAAAAGGCGAGCCACTAGAAGTCCTGTTGGATAGAAAAACACAATACAAGAGCAACTTCAAGGGAAAATCAGATTTCGTCGTTGAGCCAATGCCTGAAAGTATTTTCCAGGGGATTTCCGAGAGGTTTTTGCACCAAAAAATGGTTTTCGTGATAATGGATCCATTAGGAGGGAAAATGGATGAAATTCTTGAATGTGAAATACCATTTCCTCATAGAAAAGGGAACATTTACAACATACAATACATAGTGAAATGGGATTCAAATGAGAGATCCAAACAATATTTGTATTGGATCCAAAATCTTTACAATTACATGGAGCCATATGTGTCCAATTCACCAAGAGCTGCTTATATCAGCTATAGGGATCTTGATTTGGGAATCAATCAACAAGGTAATTACTCAAGTTATCGACAAGCTATCATGTCTTGGGGTGGCAAGTATTTTAAAGGTAACTTTCAAAGATTGGCGAGAGCAAAATATCAGATTGATCCAAGCAACTTTTTCACAAATGAACAAAGTATTCCTCCTCTTTCTAGTTAG
- the LOC129873709 gene encoding berberine bridge enzyme-like 15, with the protein MASSNSIMVSFFIIVLLWSSCSVLSNTTPEKFYQCICKNSDFSDSFPTAFFIPNDGTFNTILNSTAQNLRCLMPSVPKPELIFTPMTEPHVQAAVICAKQLDLQLRVRSGGHDYEGISYISEMGSPFVIVDLLKLRGIDVNIEENSAWAQAGATVGEVYYRISEKSKTLGFPAGLCTSLGIGGHITGGAYGSMMRKFGLGVDNVIDARIVNANGTILDRQSMGEDLFWAIRGGGGASFGIILSWKMKLVTVPSTVTVFTVPKTLEDGATKVLYKWQQVADKIDEGLFMRVVINVVDKKEVTGERTIQTAYNSVFLGNADRLLQIMNESFPELGLTQKDTTEMSWIESILYIAGYPTNTPPEVLLQGKSQFKNYFKAKSDFVKKPIPETGLEGLWKRLLEEDSPLMIWNPYGGMMANISESDTPFPHRKGVIFKIQYLTLWNQPDQELATKHVDWIRKLYNYMTSYASMYPREAYVNYRDLDLGMNKNVNTNSSFLQASVWGNKYFKNNFNRLVQIKTKVDPENFFKHEQSIPVLPLTSTSTNKKRKGKRINH; encoded by the coding sequence ATGGCTTCTTCAAACTCTATTATGGTTTCATTTTTCATTATAGTCCTATTGTGGAGTTCTTGTTCTGTTCTTTCTAATACAACCCCTGAAAAGTTCTACCAATGTATTTGCAAGAATTCTGATTTCTCTGATTCTTTCCCCACAGCTTTCTTTATCCCAAATGATGGTACTTTTAACACAATCTTGAATTCAACAGCTCAAAATCTAAGGTGTTTGATGCCATCAGTTCCTAAACCTGAGCTGATTTTCACTCCAATGACAGAACCCCATGTCCAAGCAGCTGTCATTTGTGCAAAACAGCTTGATCTTCAGCTCAGAGTTAGGAGTGGAGGACATGACTATGAGGGGATTTCCTACATTTCTGAAATGGGGTCTCCTTTTGTTATCGTCGATCTCTTGAAGCTTCGAGGGATCGACGTTAACATAGAGGAGAATTCAGCTTGGGCTCAAGCTGGTGCCACTGTTGGTGAAGTCTATTATAGGATTTCAGAGAAAAGCAAGACTCTTGGGTTCCCAGCTGGACTCTGTACTAGCTTGGGAATTGGAGGTCACATCACTGGTGGAGCTTATGGTTCCATGATGAGGAAATTTGGGCTTGGAGTTGACAATGTGATCGATGCTCGTATAGTCAATGCCAATGGCACCATACTCGATAGACAATCGATGGGGGAAGACTTGTTTTGGGCTATTCGAGGAGGTGGAGGAGCTAGTTTCGGGATCATACTTTCTTGGAAGATGAAATTAGTCACTGTTCCATCGACTGTCACTGTGTTCACTGTCCCGAAAACATTGGAAGACGGCGCCACGAAGGTTTTGTACAAGTGGCAGCAAGTTGCTGACAAAATTGACGAGGGTCTTTTCATGAGAGTAGTCATAAATGTTGTGGACAAAAAAGAGGTAACGGGGGAAAGAACTATTCAAACAGCTTATAACTCAGTGTTTCTTGGAAATGCTGACAGACTTTTACAAATAATGAATGAGAGTTTCCCTGAATTGGGATTGACACAAAAAGACACTACAGAAATGAGTTGGATTGAATCAATTCTGTACATTGCAGGGTACCCAACAAACACCCCACCAGAAGTACTTCTCCAGGGGAAATcacaattcaagaattacttcAAAGCCAAATCAGACTTTGTAAAAAAGCCAATACCAGAAACAGGACTTGAAGGGCTATGGAAAAGGCTCTTAGAAGAGGACTCACCATTGATGATATGGAATCCCTATGGAGGAATGATGGCTAATATATCAGAATCAGACACCCCATTCCCACATAGAAAAGGGGTCATTTTCAAGATTCAGTATTTAACTCTCTGGAATCAACCTGATCAAGAATTAGCCACGAAGCACGTCGATTGGATCAGGAAGCTCTACAATTACATGACTTCTTATGCATCTATGTACCCAAGAGAAGCCTATGTGAATTACAGAGATCTTGATTTAGGAATGAACAAGAATGTGAATACTAATTCCAGCTTTTTACAAGCCAGTGTGTGGGGAAACAAGTATTTCAAGAACAATTTTAACAGGTTGGTGCAAATAAAGACTAAGGTGGATCCAGAAAATTTCTTCAAACATGAACAAAGCATCCCAGTACTTCCTCTTACTAGTACTAGTACTAATAAGAAGAGAAAAGGAAAGAGAATTAACCATTAA